The proteins below come from a single Gordonia pseudamarae genomic window:
- the folC gene encoding bifunctional tetrahydrofolate synthase/dihydrofolate synthase has translation MHPLDDEGPDDPSAFTTDTTSDLAELAEVEADLDTRWPETRIEPSLTRISTLMDLLGSPQLTYPSIHIAGTNGKTSVTRMIDALLIALHRRTGRITSPHLQLVTERISVDGKPIEPRTYIDTYRELEPYITMVDDSSTAAGGPRMSKFEVLTAMAYAAFAEAPVDVAVVETGMGGRWDATNVVDSQVRVITPIAMDHADYLGDTLTAIAGEKAGIITARRSDDLLAQDPVAVIAPQEPDVMDVLLRQAVESETVVARQNSEFSVLEARLAVGGQLLTLQGLGGVYEEIFLPLHGAHQAANAALALAAVEAFFGAGAERQLDIDAVRTGFAAVSSPGRLERVRSAPSVFVDAAHNPHGATALANALAEEFDFRRLVGVIGVLGDKDAEGLLEALEPVLDHVVITNNGSPRALDTETLAEVARVVFGEDRVTAEPFLPDAVETAIGLAEESDGQPVAGAGVVITGSVVTAGAARSLFGKEPS, from the coding sequence GACGACGAGGGGCCCGACGATCCGTCGGCGTTCACCACCGACACCACCTCCGACCTGGCCGAGTTGGCGGAGGTGGAGGCCGACCTGGACACCCGCTGGCCCGAGACCAGGATCGAGCCGTCGCTGACCCGCATCTCCACCCTGATGGATCTGCTGGGCTCGCCGCAGTTGACCTATCCGTCGATTCACATCGCCGGTACCAACGGCAAGACGTCGGTGACCCGGATGATCGACGCACTGCTGATCGCGCTGCACCGGCGCACCGGCCGCATCACCAGCCCACACCTGCAGCTGGTCACCGAACGGATTTCGGTGGACGGCAAGCCGATCGAACCGCGCACCTACATCGATACCTACCGGGAGCTGGAACCGTACATCACGATGGTCGACGACTCGTCGACGGCTGCGGGCGGACCCCGGATGAGCAAGTTCGAGGTGCTCACCGCGATGGCCTACGCGGCGTTCGCCGAGGCGCCGGTGGATGTGGCAGTGGTGGAAACGGGGATGGGCGGACGCTGGGACGCCACCAACGTCGTCGACTCGCAGGTGCGGGTGATCACCCCGATCGCGATGGACCACGCCGACTATCTGGGCGACACGCTCACTGCGATCGCGGGTGAGAAGGCCGGGATCATCACCGCCCGCAGAAGCGACGACCTGCTCGCCCAGGACCCGGTTGCGGTGATCGCACCGCAGGAACCGGACGTCATGGACGTACTGCTGCGTCAGGCAGTGGAATCGGAAACGGTTGTGGCGCGCCAGAACTCGGAGTTCTCGGTGCTGGAGGCGCGGCTGGCGGTGGGCGGTCAGCTGCTCACGCTGCAGGGGCTGGGCGGGGTGTACGAGGAGATCTTCCTGCCGCTGCACGGAGCACACCAGGCCGCCAACGCCGCACTGGCACTCGCCGCCGTCGAGGCGTTCTTCGGCGCCGGAGCCGAGCGGCAACTCGATATCGACGCGGTGCGTACCGGGTTTGCCGCGGTCTCCAGCCCCGGACGACTCGAGCGGGTACGGTCGGCGCCGAGTGTTTTCGTCGACGCCGCACACAATCCGCACGGCGCGACGGCACTGGCCAACGCGCTGGCCGAGGAGTTCGACTTCCGCCGACTGGTGGGGGTGATCGGTGTACTCGGCGACAAGGACGCCGAAGGTTTGCTCGAGGCCCTCGAACCGGTCCTCGACCACGTCGTGATCACCAACAACGGGTCGCCCCGGGCCCTGGACACCGAGACTCTCGCCGAGGTCGCGCGAGTGGTGTTCGGGGAGGACCGGGTCACCGCCGAACCATTCCTTCCCGACGCCGTCGAGACCGCGATCGGGCTCGCCGAGGAATCCGACGGACAGCCCGTCGCGGGAGCCGGGGTGGTGATCACCGGATCGGTGGTCACAGCGGGTGCCGCACGAAGCCTGTTCGGTAAGGAGCCGTCATGA
- a CDS encoding DUF4233 domain-containing protein: MSEHTPAPRFTPPANDPWKGLRGVMAGTLILELIVVLLGVPVVWKIGGGLSWISGGYLALIAVAMVLACGMQGRPYAMTLNLSLQVAVIVGGIFHWSLAVIGVMFLCVWVYIAYIKRDMQQRIDEGRLAGQRPIDEA; the protein is encoded by the coding sequence ATGAGTGAGCACACCCCGGCGCCGCGTTTCACACCGCCTGCCAACGATCCGTGGAAGGGGTTGCGCGGTGTGATGGCCGGAACCCTGATCCTCGAACTGATCGTCGTGCTGCTCGGTGTGCCGGTGGTGTGGAAGATCGGCGGCGGACTGTCCTGGATCTCCGGTGGCTATCTGGCGCTGATCGCCGTCGCGATGGTGCTGGCCTGCGGCATGCAGGGCCGACCGTACGCGATGACCCTCAACCTGAGTTTGCAGGTTGCGGTGATCGTCGGCGGGATCTTCCACTGGTCGCTCGCGGTCATCGGGGTGATGTTCCTGTGCGTCTGGGTGTATATCGCCTACATCAAACGCGACATGCAGCAACGGATCGACGAGGGTCGGCTGGCCGGGCAGAGGCCGATCGACGAGGCGTGA
- a CDS encoding amidohydrolase family protein, translating to MNVDDMILISIDDHVVEPHDMFARHVPQKYMDEAPRVIFDEKGIEQWFYQGKVTGTSGLNAVVTWPPEEWAYDPAGYAEMRPGVYDVDERVRDMNRNGVLSSMCFPTFTGFSARHLNQYKDPVTLIMVSAYNDWHIDEWAGAHPDRFIPLALLPTWNVEGMVKEIHRVAKKGARAVTMPELPHLEKLPSYHDLDYWGPVFQALVDNDMVMCLHIGSGFGVLRLAKDAPIDNLMVLATQISVIAAQDLLFGPAMRAFPTLKFAFSEGGVGWIPFFLDRADRHYTNQKWLNNDFGDRLPSEVFRDRVLACYVTDKTAIKNRHDVGMNNIAWECDYPHSDCFWPDAPEKVLAEFNAAGATDAEIDQITWENSAKFFNWDPFALRTKDEARVGALRAQATDVDTTVRPRAEWKQMYEAKKKAEADLAIAAAKG from the coding sequence ATGAATGTCGACGACATGATCCTCATCAGCATCGACGACCATGTCGTGGAGCCCCACGACATGTTCGCCCGGCACGTCCCACAGAAGTACATGGACGAGGCCCCCCGGGTGATTTTCGATGAGAAGGGCATCGAGCAGTGGTTCTACCAGGGCAAGGTGACCGGTACCAGCGGCCTGAACGCCGTGGTCACCTGGCCGCCGGAGGAATGGGCTTACGACCCGGCCGGCTATGCGGAGATGCGCCCGGGCGTCTACGACGTAGACGAACGCGTCCGTGACATGAACCGCAACGGCGTGCTCTCCTCGATGTGCTTTCCCACATTCACCGGGTTCTCCGCCCGCCACCTGAACCAGTACAAGGACCCGGTCACCCTCATCATGGTGTCGGCCTACAACGACTGGCACATCGACGAGTGGGCCGGAGCCCACCCCGACCGCTTCATCCCGCTGGCGCTGCTGCCCACCTGGAACGTGGAGGGCATGGTCAAGGAGATCCACCGCGTCGCCAAGAAGGGCGCCCGCGCGGTCACGATGCCGGAGCTGCCGCATCTGGAGAAGCTGCCCAGCTACCACGACCTGGACTACTGGGGTCCGGTCTTCCAGGCCCTCGTCGACAACGACATGGTGATGTGTCTGCACATCGGGTCCGGCTTCGGTGTGCTGCGCCTGGCCAAGGACGCTCCCATCGACAACCTGATGGTGCTCGCCACCCAGATTTCGGTGATCGCGGCCCAAGATCTGTTGTTCGGCCCGGCCATGCGGGCCTTCCCCACGCTCAAGTTCGCGTTCTCCGAGGGCGGCGTCGGCTGGATTCCGTTCTTCCTCGACCGCGCCGACCGGCACTACACCAACCAGAAGTGGCTCAACAACGACTTCGGTGACCGGCTGCCCAGCGAGGTGTTCCGCGACCGGGTGCTCGCCTGCTACGTGACCGACAAGACCGCCATCAAGAACCGGCACGACGTCGGCATGAACAACATCGCGTGGGAGTGCGACTACCCCCATTCGGACTGCTTCTGGCCCGACGCCCCCGAGAAGGTCCTCGCCGAGTTCAACGCGGCCGGTGCCACCGACGCGGAGATCGATCAGATCACCTGGGAGAACTCGGCGAAGTTCTTCAACTGGGATCCGTTCGCGCTGCGCACCAAGGACGAGGCCCGGGTGGGTGCGCTGCGTGCGCAGGCCACCGACGTCGACACCACGGTCCGGCCGCGCGCCGAGTGGAAGCAGATGTACGAGGCCAAGAAGAAGGCCGAAGCGGATCTCGCCATCGCCGCGGCGAAGGGCTGA
- a CDS encoding AraC family transcriptional regulator translates to MTTSARSDSDLAVSARRTQLVPMKGRGTATAGSYAYDGGALVTGWHAHEVHQIEYAIGGVVEVETPAGHYLVPPQQAIWLPAGLEHDTHLNGDVTTLSVLFDPGLIAGHRDRARILAVSPLMREMLLHSLRWPLADSAADPRAERFFLALADVVVDALAAETPLLLPTSDDPLVSSAMRYTRDHLATITIEEVSRHVAVSERTLRRMFTGAVGLSWREYLTSARMLRAMTLLATRGQSVSSTAAAVGFDSQGSFTRAFTQFSGETPSSYRSRVRQNDEPDH, encoded by the coding sequence GTGACCACTTCTGCGCGATCGGACAGTGATTTAGCAGTTTCGGCCAGACGCACGCAGCTGGTGCCGATGAAGGGCCGAGGCACGGCCACCGCGGGCAGTTACGCCTACGACGGCGGTGCGCTCGTCACCGGCTGGCATGCACACGAGGTGCACCAGATCGAGTACGCGATCGGCGGTGTGGTGGAGGTCGAAACACCCGCGGGTCACTATCTGGTGCCCCCGCAGCAAGCGATCTGGCTGCCCGCCGGACTCGAGCACGACACCCACCTCAACGGCGACGTGACCACCTTGTCGGTGTTGTTCGACCCCGGGCTGATCGCCGGCCACCGCGATCGTGCCCGCATCCTGGCGGTGTCACCGCTGATGCGGGAGATGCTCCTGCACTCACTGCGCTGGCCGCTGGCCGACAGCGCCGCCGACCCGCGCGCCGAGCGCTTCTTCCTGGCGCTGGCCGACGTTGTGGTCGACGCGCTGGCGGCCGAGACGCCGTTGCTGTTGCCCACCTCCGATGACCCGTTGGTGTCCTCGGCGATGCGCTACACCCGCGATCACCTGGCCACCATCACCATCGAGGAGGTCAGCCGGCACGTCGCGGTGTCCGAACGCACCCTGCGCCGGATGTTCACCGGCGCGGTCGGACTGTCGTGGCGCGAGTACCTGACCAGTGCGCGCATGCTACGGGCGATGACGCTGCTGGCAACCCGGGGGCAATCGGTGAGCTCGACGGCCGCAGCCGTCGGGTTCGACAGCCAGGGGTCGTTCACCAGGGCATTCACCCAGTTCAGCGGTGAGACGCCGTCGTCCTATCGAAGTCGGGTGCGACAGAACGACGAGCCCGACCACTAG
- the ndk gene encoding nucleoside-diphosphate kinase encodes MTERTLVLIKPDGVARNLVGDIIGRIERKGLTLRALELKQVSDELARGHYAEHEGKPFFGSLLEFITSGPLVAAVVEGPRAIAAWRQIAGGTDPVEKAVPGTIRGDYALVTQENLVHGSDSPESAEREIALWFPELG; translated from the coding sequence GTGACTGAACGGACTCTCGTACTCATCAAGCCCGACGGCGTGGCCCGCAACCTGGTCGGCGACATCATCGGACGTATCGAACGCAAAGGGCTGACCCTGCGCGCCCTCGAACTCAAGCAGGTCAGCGATGAGCTGGCCCGCGGCCACTACGCCGAACATGAGGGCAAGCCCTTCTTCGGTTCGCTGCTCGAGTTCATCACCTCCGGTCCGCTGGTGGCGGCAGTCGTCGAGGGACCGCGGGCGATCGCGGCCTGGCGGCAGATCGCGGGTGGCACCGACCCGGTCGAGAAGGCCGTTCCCGGTACGATTCGCGGCGACTACGCGCTGGTCACGCAGGAGAATCTGGTCCACGGCTCCGACTCGCCGGAGTCCGCAGAGCGCGAGATCGCGCTCTGGTTCCCCGAACTCGGCTGA